A stretch of DNA from Rhizoctonia solani chromosome 9, complete sequence:
tccattttacccagAAGTACCATTTCCTGTCTCTTTCCTCAGCGTCTGTTATGCCttcaaccttgtattcctcctcaccatccacagtgactggtggCAGACAATTCTTGAAGGTACGTTTCTTGTCCCTCCTGACTTTGGACAGTAGCCCCACAtaaaagacattgtggatcctcATGGTTGGCGGGAGCTCTAGACGGCATGcttggttggagattttctcaattatCTTAAAGGGACCTAGGCGTTGCTTGGTTAACTTTGGACTCAGGGTTTTCAGTTTCACATTTCTGGCGTCCAACcaggcctcttctccaattttgaATTCCAGTGGTTCTCCTGCTTCTCTGGCTATCATATGTGTCTTGGATTGCCAGAGTGCAGCCTTGATTTCCTGCCATTGTGCTTCTATTTGTGCGGCAATGTTATCTGCCTCTGGGACATTTGTTGGAACGTTGCTCAGGGTCAGAGAAGGCTCCCATCCATATAGTGCCTTAAATGGATATCTGCcagtgctgctatgtaccgcattgttataggcaaattctgccataggtaaccatttgacccagtccttcTGATTAGTTCCTGAGTAAGCCCGTAAGAAGTGTTGACTGTGGGGTTTACTTGTTCCATTTTTCCATTGCTTTGCAGGTGGTaagccaaagagaagtgGAGGTCTATCCCCAGATGCTGGTACAATGCCCtgaggaatttgttgttgaagacccttccgCAATCCAAGACTGTCTTTTTGGGCATGCCATAGCGTTTCCACATGTGCTGTAGGAATAGGTCTGCCAGTGCTGgagccttgagctttttcaAGCATTCCACCAAGATGATGTATTTGGTGAAACTATCCAGAATGACTAGGATAGAGTTGTTGTTACTGTCTTTGGGCAAATCTACTATCATATTGTAAGATATATGTTGCCATGGTCTGGTAGGGAGCTCAAGGGGTTGAGGCGGTATGGGAGAGTACTTTGGCTTTTGAATCTGTTGGCAAGTTTCACAAGAGTCAACATGCCAATATGTGTTGGCGCAGatgcctggccagtagtaggtGCATGATAACAGTTCCAGGGTTTGTTGTCCCccagggtgtcctgccaaggggctgtcatggtAGATCCTTAGTAACTCTGTTTGTAAGGCTCCCACATCCAGGACCACAGTTCTCCCTTGATAGAATAGTAGACctgcctccattttgtaatccttgaatgcttgtttgatggatgggggtgcctttgactttttttggaggaattgtaagATTTCCTCTAgggatttgtcttggtctagggcAGCCTCAATCTGGCGCTGGAGCTCTTTTTTGGGCATGACTACGGCTACATTGACACATATAGGGTTGGGTAACATGGTCTGATTGTCAGGGGGAATGTCAGCATGATTGGATTGGCGGGataaggcatctggttttccaGACTGTTTACCAGGGCGgtacacaatttggaagttgtaccCAGCTAGTaggaggtgccattgtgcatggcaaTGGTTGAACGTTcttgactccttccagtactctagGTTCCTGTGATTGGTGAACACGGTGATGGGGTGAAGggtcccttccaggaagatctGCCAGTATTCAAGTGAACAGAGAattgccaggagttccttgttgtgggtgttgtaattctgtttggcacctttgaatgattccaacAAGAATCCCAGAGGATGTAAGCAAccgtcttcctgttgttggctaAGTATGGAACCCAGGGCTGCACCAGAGGCGTCTGTCTCTAGGAAATAGGGTTTGGTTGGGTCAGCGTGGCAGAGtaccggggcgttggtgatagCTTCCTTCAAGCCTTTgaaggcttcttgttctCTAGTGTCCCATCTCCAAGGTGTGTCCTTCTTTACCAGGTTGTGTAatggcctggccatgtgactgaaatTGGCCACAAATCAAtgtaggaaattggcaaaccctagaaacaattggacttctttgactttgGTTGGGGTTGGCCACTCTTGAACAgcttggattttgagtttatccaaGCTGAAGCCTTTGTCCAATACAATTATCCCTAGGTATTCCACtgatgtgacgtggaaggtacatttgGAAGCCTTGcaaaacaactggttctCCATTAAACGCTGTAGGACTTTGTGAACATGCTGTGTGTGAGATACATCATCCTTTGAATAAAtcaggatatcatcaaggtaaatgatgatgcatacatccagtagaTCTTTGAACAGCTCActcatgaagtgttgaaaggTGGCAGGAGCGTTTGTTAgaccaaatgtcatgaccaaTGACTCATAAAGACTGTATTTGGTACAGAAGGCaattttccatttgtcccccccccctaaCTTGGATGTTGTTGTACCCTCATTGTAAGTCCAATTtggtaaagaccttggcgctgcagagctgggccatgaggtcattgGGGCGGGGTAGCAGGTAAACATTTTTCTTGGTCCAATTGTTAAGGCAATGGTAGTCAACTACTAAGTGGCaagaaccatcctttttgggaacaaacatgacaggggaactgatggatgatttgctgggacaAATTTtccctgccttgagttcatccctgagccaatccttgagtgtggcagatttggcattggtcatgctataTAAGGGGGAGTTGAGGGGCCCTTCTTCCATGAGTTCAATGCCTATATCATAATGCCTATGGGgtggaagcttattgaattcttcttctccaaataccttagcgtaggggtggtatttggagggtactccttcaagggggtttttgtcagcttcctcctctttggcaatagccacgtgttctggtggtgtatggggaaaggaaaggGTTTGTGCATTCCAATTGATCTCTGGATTATGAgcgtccaaccatttcagtCCTAAGATGGCcgcatgagaccctgtacTGCAtatgaggaaggtcttggtcattgaCTTGCCGTCAAAGGAAaaggttaggttagcctttttccagattttacctgcctgggggcttgacccatcaagcatggtgACAGTACAGGGTGaagggaggtctattagTGGGAGGCATAGTGCCTCAGCAGTGCAGGGGTGGAGGAATGATGAAGTGgtgcctgaatctatcaggacttctaaggtttctgcttgtttctctggctttaTTGGGATTGTAAAAAGTGGTGACAATCTATTGGTACTATTCAATAAATTACAAAATTCCCATGccaagccagagtccttggggtccttgcgtgcagcagcaggtacccttactcttttcccaattggtacttggagtctttgccagtTTTGGCAGTTTCTTTAGCCTTCCCTTTGTCTTTGATAGGGGTAGCTTTCCAGCCTGTGcagcattctgcaaacttatggcccattttgccgcatttgatgcaggtGCCTGCAGCGCAGCAGCAATTCCTctcctcttccaacacaagttggggttgttggagagttttTTTAACCCGGCAGTTGAttggctggtacttgtccccctagTGGGGTTGGATCCTTTGCTAGGCTTACTATCCCTTGGTggatggctagcacgctctttgcagagagcgttgtcaatgacaagtgctgcattttgcagctcaagaagggtgcaggggcaatgtttgcgggtggcaatttgacaactgacctcccaatggaggccacAGGCAAACTGACCCCTGAGGGctgcgttgttccagtccagttccatggctagggttctgaactttgtgatgtagtcCATGCATGTGCCAGACTGGGTAAGGGTGGTGATCTTCTGCTTGGCAGCCCTTGTGGTGTCAGGGTTGCTGAATGCTGCCAGAAACTCCAATTTGAACCCCTTGACCATTTGAATGATGGCCCAGTGTGaaccaagctggtcaaggtgtgggtgggcccaggccccggcagaatccttcatgttcatcaggaggaaggataagACCTCCTGGTCAGTAGGGAACATGCGTGAATTAAGccaggtccaggccagcatctgtgtgagccattgtttggctttgctcccaatcttgcctgtataggcatctgggtggtctactttgactggGGCAGGATAGGCAGCAACTGGAgctggtggaggaggggcaggggctccaattggggattggagacgcagagatagagggggagatgggacttgcagGGGTAGTGCTTGTTGTGGTGCTGGCTGGGCAAAGGCAGGAAGCCCCTTTGGTTGTTCAGGCCAGAAGGAAGGCCCACTAACTGttccaataggcttggtttttggtagggggcgtggcgttgcttccacaaccaGGGGCATGGCTTCTGGGGTTCTTGGCCCAAAGGATTGGAGGCTTCTGAgtccatccttgacaacatcaactgTTTGTGAGATATTTTCAACGTTGGTTTGGgtctgtcctggacacagtcacatgaccagtacaagtggttgcatgctggcccaagcccaaatttggggggtagcaggtgtaatcatgggttgtcagcagaggaataatagggctctatggcttagtggtcaagctggttcaattccggctagttctatttcctctgtttatgacagggTCTCAATCCCTGCTTCTTTGACTTCTTCAAGTTTGCTCAAGGTTCTTGACTTGGCTgagaaggccaaggaggaggcgggtGACCTGCTTGAGAgagacttccccaagttcATAGGGTGGTTGTTGGAAGTTGGGTCCCAGGTCTCTTGGATCAAAAGGGACTGGGTTCAAGAGGATGTCCaggaacaggttgccatggttggttgaggataggagcggccagcatGAGAGGATGCCTGCAAGGACAAGCAAGTGGGAGTGCAGGATGTAATGGTGGTAGAGGGGTACTAGTAGGTGCctgtgtcaggacttatgagtgctTTATTGCATGGTATGCTAAGAACCTGCAttaaacaacctagcgttgaacagtaagtgtagCTAATCACTGCTGCCGTGGGCGGGTGATGTAGTACcttgtctctgcaagcgggtgtatctgctgtctggttCTGCTAGCAAAGGTGCAGCAACTgtgtggtatgcagacaattagaacccatctgccttatagcaatttggtactgagtggggacaacgctggtttgattattgacagcaaaaggcaatcccaatcacttgatttcccttgtgctagtacagggccttcttgttgttgaactGAGTGGGTGTGCGGTtaggcacggtttgcaaccaatgtaaggttgattacctagtgtcctagatgtctgtgaggggcatcaaggcagcaggcgcttatggccgtatGGAACTAAGTAAATCCacgtaaggcagtgacaatgctacctacaacaactaactacttaagtacaatgaccaaggccttatgggcaatggcaagctatgtatctacaatgaggaagttgcttaaggcaacaagtacaggtagGGGACTTagtggttactggcctaaggccttgtacagaataggggatgcaacaagagtaattgacctgggtttACCATGGttagttggcctccttatatattacagaggtgaactaattacaaatgtataatatgcaaaactgtcataacccatatctggagggttattaccatataatccactgtcaaagatatatatagtatatgatgcacagtgatatattaataatataagttgctggggacgttgcactccccccacccccctagccatggccaatgttaagggagcctgcgggcaaggtctgaataatatattattatagaagagattatgtcatcccccccacctcaaatccgtagtagtttagtatagtatttgataaaggactggaggggggaaggtcatgtgacctggacttagagaatatcactaagtccagccatgttgaccataagtctcttatatgtgggaacctggggtttgagtgcataagtgcgagtatatgcgtgtttccggtgaccgtagtgtgtaccatgagtgccctggtatgtgaatagGGCACAATAgggtgtggctcatgacagCCATGTACAGGCATGATGTggggcagtgcttctgcaagcaggtggattggctgtctagggttgctaacaGAGGTGCAGCAACcagtggtatgcagacaataggagtagtctgccttatagcaatttgctactacatgggggtgggggacttttgattattatgtccTGCAAGGTAgccctgatcacgtgattttgctcatgctagtacaggtactcttcttgtttgttggtaCTTAGTAGGGTAGGATGCAGaatggtttgcaaccaacataagttgattacctagtgtcctagatatCTGtgaggacgtcaaggaggtgggCACTTGCAGccagatgtatctaagtaaaaaCCACTCAAGgtggtgagcaagctacctacaacaacaaccagctatactatgATGACCAagctgtaagggcaatggcaagctatgtaggTACAACAGAGAGGccacttaaggcgtgtaGGCAGTAtagacttagtagttactgggcagtaaggcccttgtacagtgtgaagatgcaacaagaggtaattgacctgggtgttaccatggttggttggcctccttatatattctacaagcagactaattacaaatgtactatatcaaatatctaatccaataagaaccctgctctgcaattggccttactcatgcatacgtgtcactgatgtgtcatgatgacatcataggtggagtggctacatgtgctgaataagtgcagatgggtggcttggtgcttagcgtatgatataagcgccaaagtcatgtgattgaaaatgttgtctgtttgactttgtttaaattcaagataataggaataaattcccttggtatacttgtgtctacaacaaaaCATGCATGCAGCAGTACATCTTGTTCAAGGTGTAAAAATTAGTAAAAGGATTAGACATTAGCAGAGAGCACAACTAGGCAGTACATGCCACCAACAACACAATGCATGACAGATGTTAGACAGTAGTATGTATCTCAATATGCTAAAATGATCCCTTGTGCATCCTGACTATTGCAAGCCTGGCATATAATCAGTGACTTCCTTTAGATTGGGATTACtgctgtcctggacatggtcacatgaccagtacaagtggttgcatgctggcccaagcccaaatttggggggtagcaggtgtaatcatgggttgtcagcagaggaataatagggctctatggcttagtggtcaagctggttcaattctggctagttctattttcctctgtttatgacaactGCTAGCACTTGACATTGTTGACCTGCTCCACTGttgttatagatagggaaacAAGGTAATAAACAAAACactctaaagaagaaagaaagagaacaAAGGAGAAAAGAcaaatgtcataacctccttacttataccattaAATTGCacgttttttctattatttttagtattttttacggacttgatatctttgtttcttgatcacgtgatcttggcacttattatgccaagatgccacgctgagatgccgtgccaagggcgcttaggagaaatccacgcttctgcgcagcccgcagcaggcttctcatttgccttctatacttctttctctcacgcacacagaccatgtaaatagtgtgccttgtctatatatacagcaggaaaattgcttggagacaccaagtcaatttaccttgtctcttacccattagagaaggtatccagccagctaagtagccgcccctaagtagttcacagacgctcaccaccccctttacCTATCACACcgtcccaggcctcaggccccgtGCCATCAGTCAGAAGTAGAAGTGCCTTAGgcgctattagtatagccttagatagttgtcttacataagccagtatagtagtacggccttaagcgccgctcccatcagcgtgtacccaccttacagtggtgtacaacattgtaaaattgactttctgtaggctttgatcaacaacaagaggacctccagtactagcacaagggaaatcacgtgaacggactcgccttttgctattaataatcaaactagcgttggtCCCACAtataccaaattgctataaggctgacaggctctgattgcctgataccacgagttttgccggaactctgcaagtagtgctcctagacagctgaaataCCCCTTGCAAAAACCCGCAcatatcacgattgccagatctgctgatttgctgtaggattgttcaatgctaggtacttgacgcaaggagttagcaaataacatcttgcgcaaaaaaccgctcataagtcctgtatcaggcacccaTTCCCCCCACGCTGTTTCATTATTCCTCCACttgctctggagtcccacacccttactcccgGCCTCCCTCTTGCTCCTCTCGCGTTCCTTccatcccactcccaaccggcctcttgcagcacatctcctgctttgcaagacttgcccaggatggaaccagagccgtcccctgcctctcctcaaggctatcacagccctccagccacagttgggtccctacaggaccaaatccgcgcccagagccaacaaatcaccaagcttagggccatatgcaaggaaacagtggacctccttggggataaggatcaaggagccccccaaaccaagcctggcccattgactgggcctatcacccctcctacccagaCAGGAGGAAAGCCTACTCTCCAgcaacggttaggcctggctcaaggcccctttccgcccttcaggggcacagggtatgactcagaggaagaggaagatagGCAAGCCCCCAAAAGGGAACCTTGCAACACACCTAAGCGGAgtctcagctccctcaccccctttgatgcagggtccagtgtaaagcaacccaagatggaactCCCCAACCCCTACAAGGGCAATACCAGGTTGCAAAGCCACCCAGTGGCTTGACAGGATGCTGCTTTGGGTTGCCCTTcacagggaccaatttgatgatgaagagcagatggtcgtgtggatactctaccacatgacagacaaagtAGCCAATTGGGCGCTCCCCCTTATTGGAaacatcatcaagggagagGGTAACCCTCCATCCACCATCCTGGCCctaacagccaaattcaaggaagcatTTGCCAATCCCAACGCTAAAAGGGCCGCCGCCAGAAAGATTGCCGCGCTGACTCAGACATCCACCACGTCCAAGTATGTCACcaattccgcaacctcatggcggaacttgactggaacactgaggcgtacattgcccagtttacgcgcggtcttcactggaaggtgaaggaactcctgtctaCCAAAGACAATATTCCCAACAATGAccttgaggctatatttgccgccttggtcaaaattgacaacactcgttgggaaaacaaggaaaaccgccccaaaaaggcaccTGTCAAGCCctcggccaccgtggccacttccactaccaccactaggTCCcctatccaaggaccccaactatgtcaccccagaagaaagggaccgccgccgcgcatcagGGCTATGTGTCAAGTGCAGACAGAAGGGACACGggatcaagcagtgccccaatggctggaaagccacaatcagGAGGCCGCCAAGATAGGAGAAGTTGTGGAAttggaaaaagagtaaggccaagagctgccgtcaagcccttgtCTCAAAATTAAAACGCATGTATCTGTCTTGGAGTTTGTAAATATGCAATGGACTTGAACAAAAAACCGCTACTCTTTCTAGAGATGACACTGCGTGACTATCCAACAGACcctatcaaaaccctcatcAACTCTGGCGCCACCTTCAATTTTATTTCCCCCTCATTAGTAGAAcaactcaaaatcccaaaaaccctacttgaaatccacaagtagtgagaatgctagatggtaccatatctcagactggttgcatttggcaccaggttcaacttgcagtcttggccaatggccatccccacattatccctttccttgtttgccccataggcaacacaccTGCaattctaggcatgacatggctgaCTATGGAATCCCCtcttattgattggcaacagggactggtCACCTTTCCTGAACAGGTACAAATTGccagtcttggccaatggccatccccacattatccctttccttgtttgccccataggcaacacaccTGCaattctaggcatgacatggctgaCTATGGAATCCCCtcttattgattggcaacagggactggtCACCTTTCCTGAACAGGTACAAATTGCCTCCAAAGAGGAAGCAGACCCGGACCCCTTAGTAGACCTACCCCCTCAATATCATGAatttgccaaggtatttggagaagaggagttcCCATTTACGTATGACGGATGCGGAATCTAAGGCATTGAAGCAgcacattgatgaggaactggCAACGGGCAACATTTGCCCCAGCACCTCATCCGCCGGCgctccagtcatgtttgtaaaaaaggcagatgctCACTAAGACTGTGGTTGATTATAGGAAGCTAAATGACGTCATGCACACATTTACCTGCTTCCTaggcaggacaacctcatggccaaactcagGCATGCCAAAATCTTCACCAAATTGGACTTGCGCTGGGGATACAATAATgtttggatcaaggaaggcaatgaatgaaaacggccttcagaaccaaataggcttatttgaatacttagtcatgccatttggtctcacaaatgcccctgccgctttccaacatttcatgaacgatTTGTTCAGGGACCTAATAGACGTAAATGTAGTAATCTACCTGGacaacatcctgatcttctcagacaAACTGGAAGAACATCCAAACCACGTGAGAGAAGTCCTGTCCCGCCTAATGAggaaccaactgttctgcaagttgtctaaatgccacttccatgttacCACAGTAGACTATCTAGGCATTGTAATCTCCCCTGCTGGattttccatggatcagaagaaagtcaaggctgtcacgtcatggcccaCCCCCAGGAcagtcaaacaagtccaggccttttaggatttgtgaactaTCTCTGTtgcttcatccccaacttcagttcCGCGCGCCCTTTACACCATCTTACAaggaaggaaaccccttggtcatggggtaaacCAGAGGAGGATGCATTCCAGGAACTGAAATcccttgtcacccagtcaccGGTCTTGGTCCACTCTAACCCTGAACTCCCTTACTatctggaaacagatgcaccggggtagccatgggagcaattctTAGCCAAAGAGGGAAGACAACTTACACCTGGTGGCTTACATGTCTAAATCTTTCTCCGGCGCCAAggctaattatgacacccacaataaggagctcctggccatAATAAAGGcattagaggaatggcggattttcctagaggcaacggacagaccaatccaggtttcacagatcatagaaacctggaatattggatgcaggcacagaCATTTAACAGAAGGCACGCGCGCTGGCgatcttcctgagcaacttcaactttgagatacatattgcccaggaaagcagtcaggaaaaccagacgccctgtcCAGAAGGTTGGACTACACAGACAGCCCTCAGAACCAGAAATCATGCTCCcagcagaggtctttgccaacacgtcagaagcGGAACTcaaattgtcacagaaatccaAGGAAAACTGAAGGAAGACCCTCCCTGGAAcctatcatccagttcctgtCAGAAGACGCAGACAACGCACCCCTGTCCATCTGCAAGGCGTATAGGGATTACAATTGGAGGAAGATCTACTCtggtaccaaggaaagctAGTGGTCCCAGACTCGGAAATCCTGAAAGAACGCTTGCTCAGAGAATtccatgattcaccctacaGGGCATCCTGGACAACAAAGAACCTGGAGCTCCTGAGttgcaactactggtggccagggatgaagtcatctgccaaagaatgggtggaatgttgtcctacctgccaagccaattgcCGCGCCCATGCCCCTGTCATTGCCCTGAagcccttagaagttccccccttcccgttccacacaatatcctatgacttc
This window harbors:
- a CDS encoding Retrotransposable element Tf2 protein; protein product: MTFGLTNAPATFQHFMSELFKDLLDVCIIIYLDDILIYSKDDVSHTQHVHKVLQRLMENQLFCKASKCTFHVTSVEYLGIIVLDKGFSLDKLKIQAVQEWPTPTKVKEVQLFLGHMARPLHNLVKKDTPWRWDTREQEAFKGLKEAITNAPVLCHADPTKPYFLETDASGAALGSILSQQQEDGCLHPLGFLLESFKGAKQNYNTHNKELLAILCSLEYWQIFLEGTLHPITVFTNHRNLEYWKESRTFNHCHAQWHLLLAGYNFQIVYRPGKQSGKPDALSRQSNHADIPPDNQTMLPNPICVNVAVVMPKKELQRQIEAALDQDKSLEEILQFLQKKSKAPPSIKQAFKDYKMEAGLLFYQGRTVVLDVGALQTELLRIYHDSPLAGHPGGQQTLELLSCTYYWPGICANTYWHVDSCETCQQIQKPKYSPIPPQPLELPTRPWQHISYNMIVDLPKDSNNNSILVILDSFTKYIILVECLKKLKAPALADLFLQHMWKRYGMPKKTVLDCGRVFNNKFLRALYQHLGIDLHFSLAYHLQSNGKMEQKDWVKWLPMAEFAYNNAVHSSTGRYPFKALYGWEPSLTLSNVPTNVPEADNIAAQIEAQWQEIKAALWQSKTHMIAREAGEPLEFKIGEEAWLDARNVKLKTLSPKLTKQRLGPFKIIEKISNQACRLELPPTMRIHNVFYVGLLSKVRRDKKRTFKNCLPPVTVDGEEEYKVEGITDAEERDRKWYFWVKWKGYGSKENTWEPWENLKHVEKFLKKYEEEMKKKALGAAKALKGGQCSISACCLDAPHGRLGHNPARGTSTGQQATSSQKLSNNPNYVLEEERNCCCAAGTCIKCSKMGHKFAECCTRWKGTPIEEGVKKEAAKIGKESGPTLGKD
- a CDS encoding Retrotransposable element Tf2 protein: MPLVVEATPRPLPKTKPIGTVSGPSFWPEQPKGLPAFAQPAPQQALPLQVPSPPLSLRLQSPIGAPAPPPPAPVAAYPAPVKVDHPDAYTGKIGSKAKQWLTQMLAWTWLNSRMFPTDQEVLSFLLMNMKDSAGAWAHPHLDQLGSHWAIIQMVKGFKLEFLAAFSNPDTTRAAKQKITTLTQSGTCMDYITKFRTLAMELDWNNAALRGQFACGLHWEVSCQIATRKHCPCTLLELQNAALVIDNALCKERASHPPRDSKPSKGSNPTRGTSTSQSTAGLKKLSNNPNLCWKRRGIAAALQAPASNAAKWAISLQNAAQAGKLPLSKTKGRLKKLPKLAKTPSTNWEKKKQAETLEVLIDSGTTSSFLHPCTAEALCLPLIDLPSPCTVTMLDGSSPQAGKIWKKANLTFSFDGKSMTKTFLICSTGSHAAILGLKWLDAHNPEINWNAQTLSFPHTPPEHVAIAKEEEADKNPLEGVPSKYHPYAKVFGEEEFNKLPPHRHYDIGIELMEEGPLNSPLYSMTNAKSATLKDWLRDELKAGKICPSKSSISSPVMFVPKKDGSCHLVVDYHCLNNWTKKNVYLLPRPNDLMAQLCSAKVFTKLDLQ
- a CDS encoding Retrotransposon-derived protein PEG10 translates to MEPEPSPASPQGYHSPPATVGSLQDQIRAQSQQITKLRAICKETVDLLGDKDQGAPQTKPGPLTGPITPPTQTGGKPTLQQRLGLAQGPFPPFRGTGYDSEEEEDRQAPKREPCNTPKRSLSSLTPFDAGSSVKQPKMELPNPYKGNTRDQFDDEEQMVVWILYHMTDKVANWALPLIGNIIKGEGNPPSTILALTAKFKEAFANPNAKRAAARKIAALTQTSTTSKYFTRGLHWKVKELLSTKDNIPNNDLEAIFAALVKIDNTRWENKENRPKKAPVKPSATVATSTTTTRSPIQGPQLCHPRRKGPPPRIRAMCQVQTEGTRDQAVPQWLESHNQEAAKIGEVVELEKE
- a CDS encoding Retrotransposable element Tf2 protein, yielding MLDGTISQTGCIWHQVQLAVLANGHPHIIPFLVCPIGNTPAILGMTWLTMESPLIDWQQGLVTFPEQVQIASNTPAILGMTWLTMESPLIDWQQGLVTFPEQVQIASKEEADPDPLVDLPPQYHEFAKALKQHIDEELATGNICPSTSSAGAPVMQDNLMAKLRHAKIFTKLDLRWGYNNVWIKEGNE
- a CDS encoding Retrotransposable element Tf2 protein, yielding MPFGLTNAPAAFQHFMNDLFRDLIDVNVVIYLDNILIFSDKLEEHPNHVREVLSRLMRNQLFCKLSKCHFHVTTVDYLGIVISPAGFSMDQKKVKAVTSWPTPRTVKQVQAF
- a CDS encoding Retrotransposable element Tf2 protein; the encoded protein is MSKSFSGAKANYDTHNKELLAIIKALEEWRIFLEATDRPIQKARALAIFLSNFNFEIHIAQESKPEIMLPAEVFANTNPRKTEGRPSLEPIIQFLSEDADNAPLSICKAYRDYNWRKIYSDSEILKERLLREFHDSPYRASWTTKNLELLSCNYWWPGMKSSAKEWVECCPTCQANCRAHAPVIALKPLEVPPFPFHTISYDFITGFPKSSGHTQSWW